The genome window CCTTGGCCTCTTCGGCCACGACCACGAACGGAGTGCCCGGTTCGGGCACGCTCGAGAGACCAAAGATCTCCACGGGCGTAGCGGGCGGCGCCTCGGAAACGCGCTGCCCGTTGTGATCGAGCATCGCGCGCACGCGCCCATAGGCCATCCCGCAGACGAACGGATCGCCCTGGCGCAGCGTGCCCTCCTGGATCAGCACGGTCGCGACCGGACCGCGTCCGCGATCGAGCTGCGCTTCCACCACCGTGCCGCGCGCCGGACGATCCGGGTTGGCCTTGAGCTCCAGCACGTCGGCCTGCAGCAGCAGCATCTCGAGCAGCTTGTCGATACCCGCGCGGGTGCGCGCGGAAACCGGCACCACTATCGTGTCGCCGCCGTAGTCCTCGGGAATGAGCCCCTGTTCGGTGAGCTGTTGCTTGACCCGGTCGACGTTGGCCTCGGGCCGGTCCATCTTGTTGATCGCGACCACGATCGGCACCTGCGCGGCACGCGCGTGGTTGAGCGCCTCGACCGTCTGCGGCATCACGCCCTCGTCGGCCGCGACCACCAGGATCACGATGTCCGTGACCTTGGCGCCGCGCGCGCGCATCGCGGTAAACGCCTCGTGGCCGGGAGTATCGACGAAGGTCAGCTTGCGGCCGTTGGCCTCGACCGTGTACGCGCCGATGTGTTGCGTGATCCCGCCGAATTCCTCCTCCGTCACCTTGGCGTGCCGGATCGCGTCCAGCAGCGAGGTCTTGCCGTGGTCGACGTGGCCCATCACGGTGACCACCGGGGGCCGCGCAACCTGCTCTCCTGTGGCTTCGTGGACCTCGCTCTCTTCGATCGCGGACTCGACGTCGAAAGCTACGTTCTCGACGCTGTAGCCGAACTCGTTCGCGACGAGCGCCGCGGTGTCAACGTCGAGCACCTGGTTGAGCGTCGACATCACGCCGAGGTCCATCAGCTTCTTGATGATCTCGCCGGCCTTGACTCCCATGTTGCGCGCGAGCTCGGAAACGGTGACGCCCTCGGTGATGCGCACCACGCGCTTGGAGGCCTTGGGCGTGGTGATCTCGGTCTTGCGCTGCTCCTTGCCGGGGAGCGCGCGCCGCTTCTTGGGCACGCGCAGACCGCGCATCTCGCGCTCGGCGGTGAAATCGGGCGCGCCCTTTTTGACCACGCGCTTTTTCTTGATCGTCCGCGCACCGGGCTTGCCCGCGCCTTCGCCCGGCGGCGGCATCGCGCCTGCCTCAGGCTGTGCAGCCGGAGCGGCGGGCGCGAAACGAGAAGGCTGTCCGGGACGCGGCGGCCCGCCGGGCCGCGTTACCGGCGCCGAGGGACGCGGCGCGGGCTTGGGCAGTTCGATCCTGCCGAGCACGCGCGGTCCGCGCTGGCCGTCGTCGAGCGACGGGGCGGCGTTATGGGCCGGACTTGTCAGATTGATCGTTCTCTCGCCGGTCTGCGGGCGCGATTCGCCAAGGCGCCGCACGCCCGAGCCGGCCGACGGCTGCATCCGCGGCATCACCGGGCGAGTGCCCGGCGCCTGCGGACGCGGGGGTTCGACGATGGTTCGCGTAAGCGGCTTCTGTTCCTGAACCACCGCCGGCGCGCGCTCGGGCCGCGCCGCTTCTCTCCTGGCGGCTGTGGGCCTTGCGGCTTCGACCGGGGTCGTTTCCGGCCTGACAGGCTTTTCCGTCGTGGCGGCTTCGCCGGCGGGAACTTGCGCGGCGCTCGCCGGCTCGCCGGCGGACGGAGCGGCTTTCGCAGCGGCGCCATTGGGACCGGCGTGCGCGGCCGGCGCCTCCGCCGGATGCTCGACGGTGGGAGCCGCGGGCTCGCCCGGAGCTTCCGCGGGCGCCGAGGCTTCCGGCTGCGCCTCTAGGATCGCAGGAGTAGCGGGCTCAGCCGGTTCGGCGCGCTCTTCGAGAAATGGCGCGGCGAAGGCCTCTTCGCGCTCGCCTTCGAGCTCGAAGTGGAACGGAACCTCGGGCTCGGCCGCGGCGTGCGCGAATCCGGCTTCCGGTTCGGTATGCCGGCGGCGCATCACGGTGGCAGTGAGGCGCTTTTCGACCACCTTGCCGGCGCTGGTCTCGACTACGGTCTCGCGCCGCAGCAGTTCCTGGCGATGGGCCTGCTCGTCGAGGTCGTGCTTGACGCGCTCGGCTTCCTCGGGGGTGAGCAGGCTCGAATCCGAATGAGCGTGTCCGAGCTTCAGACGCGCGCACGTAGCCAGTACATCGTCTACCGGGACGCCCCATTCCTGGGCAAAGGTTTTGATCCGCTTTCGCGCCATTTTGCCTACTCTATTAGAGAGTGCTCTCCCTTATCCAGCCGCTCCTGTAACATTCGCGTAATCAACTCCCGCCTTCCGCGCTCGATCGCCACGCGCAGCGAACGGAACTCGCGCGCGCGGGCACGCGCGAAACGATCCAGACATTGGCGGCGCGGATGCAGATAGCCGCCGCGTCCGCCAAGGCGCCGTCGCTCGTCGACGCGCACGACGCCTTCGACCGCCGCCAGCCGCACCATCGCGGCCTGCGCGTCGCGCGTCATGCATCCGATGCAGGTTCGCTCGGGCTTATGATTTCGCCGCCGCATCTTCCTCTTCGCTCACGCCTGCGCCCTCGGCGCCGCCGGCGCCGTCCTCGATACCGCCATTCGCCGCTTCGAGCGCGGCCTCGTCGGCCGAAGCTGCAACCGCCGCTTCAGCCTCGGCCTTCTCGGCCGCGGCCTGCGCCGCGGCGGCCGCGGCCGCCTCTTCATCAGTATGCTTCTTGGCAACCCATTCGCGCGCGGCCAGGATCAGCTGGCGGGCGCGCTCGGGCGAGATTCCCTCGACCTCGAACGATTCCTCGGAGGTCTCGGCGAGCTGCTCGGCAGTGCGGAATCCCCACTGGTAGAGAAGCTCGGCGTTGATATCGCCGATGCCGGGGATGGCATTGAGGGAGGCCCGCGCGGCGCGCGCCTCTTCTTCCGCCTCCGAATCGCTGCGCAGATCGATCTTCCATCCGGACAATCGATGGGCAAGGCGCACGTTCTGGCCGCGCTTGCCGATCGCCAGCGAAAGCTGGTCGTCGGGCACCACCACCTCCATTGCGTGCTCGTCCTCGTCGATGATTACCTTGGAGACCTTGGCCGGCGCGAGCGCGCGGCAGACCAATTCGGCCTGGTCGTCGGTCCACGGCACGATGTCGATCTTTTCGCCGCGCAGCTCCTGCACCACGGCCTGGACCCGCGTCCCCTTCATCCCGACGCAGGCGCCGACCGGATCGACGTCGGAGTCCTTGGAGTAAACCGCAACCTTGGCCCGGCCGCCGGGCTCGCGCGCGCACTGGCGAATCTCGACGATGCCCTCGTAGATTTCCGGCACCTCCTGCTCGAACAGTTTGCACAGGAATTCGTTCGCGGTGCGCGAGAGCACGATCGACAGCCCCTTCTCGGAGAGGTCGACGTCGAGGATGAGCGCGCGGATACGATCGCCCTGGCGATAACGCTCGTGCGGAATCTGTTCCTTTTCGGGCAGGATCGCCTCGGTGCGGCCGAGGTTGACGATCATGTTCTTGCGCTCGAAGCGCTGCACGATACCCGAGACGACTTCGCTCTTGCGGTCCTTGAACTCGTTGAAGATCTGCTTGCGCTCGGCGTCGCGGATGTGCTGGATCAGGTTCTGCTTGGCCGCCTGCGCCGCGATCCGGCCCATCGTCGCCGTATCGAGCTTGATCAGAATTTCGTCGCCGACCTCGGCCTCGGGATCGTACTTGGCGCGGGCTTCGGCGACCGTCGCCTCGGCCTGCGGATTGGCGACCTGGTCGACCACCGTCTTGATCTCGAACAGTTCGACCTCGCCGAGCTCGGAGTTGTAGCGCGACTCGATATTGCGCTCGTTACCAAACGTCCGCCGCGCCGCCGAATGCATCATCTCCTCGACCGCGCTGATAACGATCGTCTTGTCGATCCCTTTTTCCTTGGAAACCTGCTCGATAACCCGGTTAAGCTCTCCGGTCATACGGCCTCCACGGGGCATGATGGCCCGGCATGCGCCGCCCCATAAAATAATCCATCGGCCAATCCTGAACCGGCGCTTTTGCGCCCGCCGTTCCCAGTCTCAGCGGCCGCATCGGCGTCCGGCTCCATCAAAATCGTATTCGTAGTTCGCTCCCTTCATTTCGCCGAAGCCGATTCGCAGGCGGCGCCGGCTCGCTTCGTCTTCTATCTCAACTCCCTCTGCATCCACCGACGCAAGCGCGCCGGTGAAGGACTTCTGGCCGTCGATCGCGCGATGCGTCCTGACTTTGACCCGCTGGCCGACAAACGCCTCGAAATCGGCGCGCCGCGTGAGCGGGCGATTCAGCCCGGGTGAGGCGACCTCCAGCGTGTAGCGCCCCTCGATCGGATCGTAAACGTCCAGCAGGTCGCTCAGCATCGGGGAGAGACGCTCCAGGTCGGCGAGCCCAATACCGCCGCCCGGCCGATCCATCAACAGACGCAACATCGAGCTGCGCGTGCCCTTGTGATACTCGACCGAGACGAGCTCGAAGCCCTGTCGCTCGATATGCGGCCCGAGCAACTCGGCCACGCGCATCGCCACCGGATGGAGTTGCACCACCATCTCCTGGCCCTGCCTGCCATTTCCCGCCGCGCCTGCGTCAGTCACAAAAACTCCCGCGTGCCGCCCTCTCCCCTTTCGTATGGGCTGGCGCTCGCCGCCGCGTCAGCGCTTTTCTGCGGTGCGAACGCGCGCACCGCCGGCCGCGCAGCGCCCGAAATCGCGCTCCCGCAGCGCCCCATCGCAGCCGACTCTGTCTCAGGAGGTTTCTGCGCCCGAGCGCCGCAACTCATCGGGCGAACCGGCCAAACGAAAAAGTGGGCGAAAGCCCACACGTCAATGAAGATATCACCCGTGCCGCGGGGCTGGCAAGCTGGCTGTAACCGTATTCCTGGGTGCGTCGTCTTTAGCTTCAGAGGGTTAATCAGGAAGCACGGAGGATACCCAAAATGAAAACGAAGGTCGCAACGCTGCTGCTCACTGTGGCGATGGCGGGCGCACTGTTCGCCGGTCCTGCGCTGGCCTATGACCACGACCGCCATGACGGCGGACGTTGGCACGAAGAATGGCGTTACCACCATCCTCCGGTTTACGCCTACAACAACTACCGGGCCTGGAACGCACCGATTCTGCCGCGCCCCGGGTGGCATTGGCGGTTGGTGGACGGACATTGGCGCTGGGTCCGCT of Candidatus Binataceae bacterium contains these proteins:
- a CDS encoding DUF448 domain-containing protein, yielding MRRRNHKPERTCIGCMTRDAQAAMVRLAAVEGVVRVDERRRLGGRGGYLHPRRQCLDRFARARAREFRSLRVAIERGRRELITRMLQERLDKGEHSLIE
- the rimP gene encoding ribosome maturation factor RimP, with the translated sequence MTDAGAAGNGRQGQEMVVQLHPVAMRVAELLGPHIERQGFELVSVEYHKGTRSSMLRLLMDRPGGGIGLADLERLSPMLSDLLDVYDPIEGRYTLEVASPGLNRPLTRRADFEAFVGQRVKVRTHRAIDGQKSFTGALASVDAEGVEIEDEASRRRLRIGFGEMKGANYEYDFDGAGRRCGR
- the nusA gene encoding transcription termination factor NusA, whose amino-acid sequence is MTGELNRVIEQVSKEKGIDKTIVISAVEEMMHSAARRTFGNERNIESRYNSELGEVELFEIKTVVDQVANPQAEATVAEARAKYDPEAEVGDEILIKLDTATMGRIAAQAAKQNLIQHIRDAERKQIFNEFKDRKSEVVSGIVQRFERKNMIVNLGRTEAILPEKEQIPHERYRQGDRIRALILDVDLSEKGLSIVLSRTANEFLCKLFEQEVPEIYEGIVEIRQCAREPGGRAKVAVYSKDSDVDPVGACVGMKGTRVQAVVQELRGEKIDIVPWTDDQAELVCRALAPAKVSKVIIDEDEHAMEVVVPDDQLSLAIGKRGQNVRLAHRLSGWKIDLRSDSEAEEEARAARASLNAIPGIGDINAELLYQWGFRTAEQLAETSEESFEVEGISPERARQLILAAREWVAKKHTDEEAAAAAAAQAAAEKAEAEAAVAASADEAALEAANGGIEDGAGGAEGAGVSEEEDAAAKS
- the infB gene encoding translation initiation factor IF-2 → MARKRIKTFAQEWGVPVDDVLATCARLKLGHAHSDSSLLTPEEAERVKHDLDEQAHRQELLRRETVVETSAGKVVEKRLTATVMRRRHTEPEAGFAHAAAEPEVPFHFELEGEREEAFAAPFLEERAEPAEPATPAILEAQPEASAPAEAPGEPAAPTVEHPAEAPAAHAGPNGAAAKAAPSAGEPASAAQVPAGEAATTEKPVRPETTPVEAARPTAARREAARPERAPAVVQEQKPLTRTIVEPPRPQAPGTRPVMPRMQPSAGSGVRRLGESRPQTGERTINLTSPAHNAAPSLDDGQRGPRVLGRIELPKPAPRPSAPVTRPGGPPRPGQPSRFAPAAPAAQPEAGAMPPPGEGAGKPGARTIKKKRVVKKGAPDFTAEREMRGLRVPKKRRALPGKEQRKTEITTPKASKRVVRITEGVTVSELARNMGVKAGEIIKKLMDLGVMSTLNQVLDVDTAALVANEFGYSVENVAFDVESAIEESEVHEATGEQVARPPVVTVMGHVDHGKTSLLDAIRHAKVTEEEFGGITQHIGAYTVEANGRKLTFVDTPGHEAFTAMRARGAKVTDIVILVVAADEGVMPQTVEALNHARAAQVPIVVAINKMDRPEANVDRVKQQLTEQGLIPEDYGGDTIVVPVSARTRAGIDKLLEMLLLQADVLELKANPDRPARGTVVEAQLDRGRGPVATVLIQEGTLRQGDPFVCGMAYGRVRAMLDHNGQRVSEAPPATPVEIFGLSSVPEPGTPFVVVAEEAKARQVAEFRQSKQREGELQKSARVSLQDLSERMKAGEVKELKVIIKGDVQGSVEALADSLKRLSTAEVKVEILHSSAGAISETDVTLASASDAVIIGFNIRPEPKAAALAEKEGVEIRLYTVIYEAINEMREAMEGLLAPTYREKSLGRAEVRKTFSVPGGTIAGSMVVDGKITRNGRARLVRDGRVVWEGKIGSLRRFKDDAREVSAGYECGIGLENYNDVKPDDVIEAFEMEAVARKLETPRADAMRGQAAAEKHPQT